From the genome of Hydrogenothermus marinus:
CAGAAAGATTAATAATTTTATTAATTGGTATATTTGTAGCTTTAATTTTTGCTGTAATAGGAATAAATATATATTATACTAGCTCTGATAATACTGTTTCTGAACCAAAGGTTGTTATAGAAGATAATAATGAACTAAAAAATAATACTGTAGAAAAAGTAATCCCAAGGAATGATTTAAATCAAGACAATACAACAAAACAAATAGATAATGAAGTACAAAAAACAGATAATGCTAAAGAAAAAACTAATAACTTACAAGTTGAAAAAAATATATCAAAAAATAAAGTAGCTGATAAAACTCCTCCTCAACAAAATAAAGCAAAACAAAATGTAAAACAAGAAAAATTAACTAAATCTACGAATTTTAAACAAAAAATTGCTAAAAATAAAATTGCTACAAAACCAAAACTTGTTTATACAGTTCAAGTTGGAGCATTTAGCTCCAAAGAAAGAGCAAAAAGATATTTAAAATCCATAGGGAAACCGGGAATGATTATAGAAGAAGGAAAAATATATAGAGTAGTAATTGGTAAATTTAAAACATATAAAGATGCTGCTCAATATATGAAAAAATATAAATTAAAAGGTTTTATAAGAAAAATAAAAATCAACTAACTTAAAGGTTTTGCCTTTTCTATTAAAAGAATAGGAATATTATCTATTATCTCATAATAAACTTTACAGTTATTGCAGATTAAAATCTTTTTTTCTTTATTATAAACAAGTTCTTTTTTACATTTAGGACAGGCTAAAATTTCCAATAATTTTTTATCTATCATTTTATTACCTTTTTGAAGTAAATGTTATAAAATTAACTAAAATTATATCCTAATTTGGAGGAGAAAATATGAATCCTTCTACATTATTTCCAATAGTTATAATAGGAATGGTTGTAATTGCTATAGCTATATTTTTAATCTTAATTGCGTTAGACAAAGGCTCTGATGAAGAATAATTTACATAAATTTTATGCAATTACAGATAGAAAAAAATATAAAATTCCTTTTGAAAATCAGATTAAGCTTTTATTAGATAAAGGTATTAGAATGTTTCAACTTAGAGAGAAAGATTTATCATCTGGAGAACTTTTAAATCTTGCAGAAAAGATGAAAAGAATTTTAGAAAAATATAATGGATCTTTATTTATAAATGATAGGGTTGATGTAGCATTATTAGTAGAAGCAGATGGAGTCCATTTACCTGAAAACTCATTCCCTGTTTCTAAAATAAAAACTAAATTTCCCCATTTAATAGTAGGTAAATCTTGTCATAGTATAGAATGTGCTATAAAAGCTCAAGAAGAAGGTGCAGATTATATAATCTTTTCTCCTATTTTTTATGTAGAAGGAAAAGGAAAACCTCAAGGAATTAAAAAGTTAAAAGAGGTAGTAGAGAGGGTAAATATTCCTGTGTATGCTCTTGGAGGTATAAATAAATCAAATATTAACCAGGTTTTGGATACAGGAGTTTATGGAATAGCTGGAATTAGGACTTTTTTGTATTAAATTATTTAG
Proteins encoded in this window:
- a CDS encoding SPOR domain-containing protein — protein: MEDIKDTLKKLEEEKKKQEKTERLIILLIGIFVALIFAVIGINIYYTSSDNTVSEPKVVIEDNNELKNNTVEKVIPRNDLNQDNTTKQIDNEVQKTDNAKEKTNNLQVEKNISKNKVADKTPPQQNKAKQNVKQEKLTKSTNFKQKIAKNKIATKPKLVYTVQVGAFSSKERAKRYLKSIGKPGMIIEEGKIYRVVIGKFKTYKDAAQYMKKYKLKGFIRKIKIN
- a CDS encoding Trm112 family protein, with product MIDKKLLEILACPKCKKELVYNKEKKILICNNCKVYYEIIDNIPILLIEKAKPLS
- a CDS encoding thiamine phosphate synthase produces the protein MKNNLHKFYAITDRKKYKIPFENQIKLLLDKGIRMFQLREKDLSSGELLNLAEKMKRILEKYNGSLFINDRVDVALLVEADGVHLPENSFPVSKIKTKFPHLIVGKSCHSIECAIKAQEEGADYIIFSPIFYVEGKGKPQGIKKLKEVVERVNIPVYALGGINKSNINQVLDTGVYGIAGIRTFLY